A stretch of DNA from Coccidioides posadasii str. Silveira chromosome 4, complete sequence:
GCTTCGAGCCGAGAAAGGTCATGGTCCACCACAAGGTCAAAGAATTCTACGCAAATTTATCGACTACTAATGATATTATTACTTCTAGAGCCCAAGCAAACAAGGCAGCGCCTACGGATGATGATATTCCTGGGCTGGACAGTGATTTGGAAAGGGAAATATATGCCCAGGCGCTTGGTTAGGCGTTCTATTCGTTCTGTTTGATGGGCGGGAAGGCCATCTGCAGCGTATTGTTAGACGATAGGCGGTGTACACTAGTTTTGGAACTATGTAGAGGTCTATGGTTAGAACGAAGTGCGCTACGATTCTTGAAGGGATGCTCCATTATCATTGCAATCCTCCTACCTCGTGATGGAGCTGCGGAAAATAGTACAACCGAGCTACCCCGATCGGGTTAGGTAAGTTAGTTAGCTATGGGCGAGGGCTGATAAGATATCGTCATATGACAGCGCACGCAGTCCGTCGAACGGTTCGCTTTGCGGAGCTCGAATGCGTGTCTAATCCCCGGCGCGTCGAAGCTCATTCAGAGGAAGAGGCATGGATGATGATTCCATTGTCCCGGATATGAAGCATGGCAGAGGATGTAGCACCAAGTACGCAATTCCCGTTCCTACCTTTTGAATGGATAGCTAATGAACGGTAGACAAGGAGCAGCCCCTCCGGGGCGTTATTCTGTGCTGTACCTCCATCCTTCCAGAGACACGGGTAAGAGGCACGATCAATCCGAAGGAGTACCTCTGCCTGAGCTAGCTAACATTTTATTTCTAATGTTAAAGTCGCAATTGGCCGCAATCGCAGGGCAGATGGGCGCTGTTCACATGTTTGACCTTACCTCCGACGTTACCCATCTGATTGTCGGCGAGACGAATACTCCAAAATACAAATATGTGGCTAAAGAGCGGAGTGATGTCAAAGTCCTGAGGCCAGAGTGGATCGAGGCAGTTCGGTCATCATGGCTGTTGGGCGGAGATACCGACCTCCATGCTCTGGAAGAAGAATATAAATTACCAACGTTTGCAGGACTATCCATATGTCTCACTGGATTTGAGGACCGTAAGTATGGCTGGTGTTGTTTGGAAAACTCATTCAGTTAACAGTTTTGCAGTGAATTTTAGGAATCACTTACAGCGAACGATTGCGAAGAACGGCGGGGAATTTCGGCGAGATTTGACAAAGAGTGTTACCCATCTCATTGCACGTTCTGCAGAAGGGCAAAAGTATAAATTCGGGGTACTATGGAACATCAAAATAGTAGGGTTGAGGTGGCTCGAGGATAGTTTAGAGCGAGGAATGGTTCTTGACGAGAGTCTCTACGACCCATTAGTCCCCGAGGAAGAACAAGGCATTGGTGCATGGAATCGAACGGCTCCAATCCAGGTGGAAAAGCGACAAAATGTTGCGGAAGTTGCATTTCAGCGTCCTCGAAAACTCCGGCGGGTTACAAGTGTAAAACTTGGTGATCAAAACGAAGGAATATGGACAGAAATTATGGGAAACAATTCCGCCGGCGGCAACGAACAGGGCGTTTACGATGGTTCGGCTGATGCAACACCAAAGCCCAGGGCAAGTGCTATAATCCAAGAGACTAAGTCCTTCGCAAGCGAAACAACCCTCCCTGAACGAAGAAATAGCGTAGCCCAGGATGCACTAGCGCCACGATTCCAGCCTGCAGAGAAGGCGCTCGGAATTTGGTATGGAGCCCAGTTCTTTATATCTGGGTTTACCACGAAGCAGGTGGGCCTCCTGTCAGAATCTTTTACGTATCAATGGGATCCTTCATATTGACTGATTTCAAGACCCAACTGTTACGAAATCACCTTATATCGAGGGATGCCGAAATTGTCTCTTCTATCGATGACCTCTCTATAGGCGACGGAGGGCCAGACCCCAAGCAATATATACTTGTGCCTTACAATTTACCTCAGTCCGATATCCCATCTACCGCCGACTCCGAGAGTGAAGCCCATGTTGTTACGGATATGTGGATTGAAAAGTGCATTCACAGCAACACGTTTGTGCCTCCTGAAGCGCATATTACAAGCACTCCGGTGCCTCGGTTTCCAATCCCAGGTTGGTCTCTCTGCTGTTAATTTGCACTATATAATTGCTAACTTGTCAAATTAGCATTTCAAAGTTTAAGAGTTTGTTCTACAGGATTTACGGGAATTGATCTCTTGCACGTATCTAAACTTGTTACGCTACTAGGTAGGTTGACTCAGTAATATTCCGCCCCCAGGCAACTAATGGTTAGTAGGGGCGACGTATGATGAATATTTCACCCAAAAAGCATCAGTTCTGATATGCAACACGACAAAACCGAATAGCGAGAAGCTGAGGCATGCCCACCAATGGAATATTCCAGCTGTACTCGCCGACTGGCTTTGGATCTCTGTTCAAACAGGGGAGATGAAAGCCTTCGAACCATACTTAATATCCGGCCGGGACCCTTACAGCGCTGGGGGACAGACCAACGAGATCAGGAGCTTGGGAGGGAGCCGGCAAACTGAACCAAAAAAGCTGCAAGGTCCTTCAGGTCAACAGCCGGAAAGCCGAAAGCAAGATGAAGGGAGTTCCAAAGAGGAGCCCATTTTAGCCCATGACGCGAGCCTCGAACCTGGTTCCCACGGCTCCCCGGCAAAAAAAATGCCATCGCCTCCGCCTACTTTAGAACTCTCAAAAGCTGACAGCAGTGAAGACAAACCCGCAACCTCTTCCAGACCTTTGGACGTGGCTATCAGCGAACTCCTTCGGCAAACACGAAGTCGTGCTAAGCAATCGGCTGAGAAAAGCGCTAATACTCAGCGTCGCAGACAATTGTTTGGTCGTGCAAATTCCAATTCATCACTGCTAGGCAATAAGGAGCGAATTTCCCGTGCCTCCTCTATTGACACTTTGAATGAAGACGGTTACGGCAGCGTCGTTGACGGTTTTAATAGTCCTTCTGTAAAGGGACATAGCAAAGCGCCGAGTTTTACGTCCCTTGCGCAACCAACAGCTGCACTAAAGGGTAATTCAGATCCAACCGAAGCACAACAATTATTGGAAAGTAGATTGAACCTGCTCCGCAACGGGCTTGGGCAGTATGATGCTGAGAGATATGAGttcgaggaagaagagacgCCGCCGATGACGCAGTTGGGCTACGAAGCTCCTGACGCTGTGGCGATGAGGGAGAAGATAACCCGGAGAGCGAGAGAAATGAATGGTGCTGAGGAAAATACGGATGATAGGCAGGAAGGAAAGAATAAAAATGATAACGGTGGTCGATTAGTTATCGGCCAACTGAAAGATAGCGAGACATTAGCCATTTGGGGAGGTGGGAGACGCACGAGGTCTAAGCGGACGTCCAATGGAGATGAAATTTGAGGTTTAAGACCAGCTACAATAGAGCTTAGAATTAGATCCTGCGACTCTCTTAACCGGTGTTGTGGACTGGGGCTGGCGTTGATTTCATTTTGGATAACCTAAATGCGGAGTAGATCGTTGCGTTGGTATGTTGAGAACGGACAGGCGATCTCTCTATATCATAGTTCCAGACCTAACCAAATCTAGTTTGACTGTTGACTTGATACTCTATCTGGCTTCTTAGCCTAGATATATGCACAGCTCTGTAGGGgcttattctttttttctttctttctttctttctttctttctttctttctttcttttttttaaatctCCAATTGGAAAATGCAATTAAGACGAATCAACAAAAGCAGAAGATGGGCTCAAAGTCCACCATCCACTCGTCCTTTTCAGCTTTTATATTCTTTACAGAAGAATGGTGTTGTAAAGATAATGGACAGAAAGGTCCGCCCGCATTGCGCCCTTTTCACCGAATTATTTTGCCTTAATTGAAAAGGGAGATGATGCAGAGGACAGTAGTGAAAGGCGGGTATGTGCCGGGGTATGCATACGTTTCAAAACAAAGACATAAAACAAAACTCacaaggaaaaaaggacCAGAGTATATTACACACAACACAAAAGGCTGAggcagagaaagaagacCAAATATGAGGAGAGTGCCTAGCGTGATGTTGGGGAACAGGCGAAGCTgacaaaaaaggaaaatatgTAAATCTTACACCAGGAAGTGAGttaaaaagaagatggtTATGCTCCTGGGATAGTTGCTTCAAGATCGATCGCCTCAACTGCTCTCCTGTTGTCACTGCTCTCACGGAACAAGTTTGCGAAATACTTTCTCGCAACTTCGCTCTCATGCTTCACCTTTCCAACCTCGGCTTTGCGTTTAGCGAGATCTTCGGCAGCAACCTGGAGGGCAGTTTGCAATCTCGTAGCGGGCATTCGGAGTACGCGGCCAACTTCAGTAGAAATACGTACTGCATTGGAATGGACGTAGTCGATTTCGGCGAGAGTGGTGGAAATTTTGCAAGATAGGCGGGAAGGTAGAGACCTAGGGATTTGCGACACGATGTAGGCGGCTGTCAAGATGGCTATAAAGAGTCAGCACGGAAGCTAGAGAAATTATGCTCCTTATTAAACATACCGGCTCCAAGAACGCTGGGTATTATCATCTTTCGGACATTATTTGGCCCTAAAATTCTAACCGCACCAAATATGCCGTCCATCCATCCAAAGCTGCCAAGGGCCCTGCTTCCAAGGATACCAACGACAGTCATGGCCATGCCGGTTCCAGCAACCTTTTCTTGGCGTTCCCAAAGGCTTGAAAGGTCAACGAAATCCCATAATTCAATCTCAGTATCTGCTTGTCTAGCAAGGGAGTGTCTCTGCTGTCTAAACATCACTTCAGAGCGGAAGGCAAGATTAGGGAATTTGTCTTCCCCAACGTGTAGCAGGCCAAGGCTATGGATCATATTGACGCCTTGGACAGATTTGGTCCTCGCATAGTCCTCACATCGACTCACACAGGCAGATATCTGTTCCAGCATAGCTGATTTGACATCTTCGGCGTACTGGAAAACAGCAAGGAGTCCCGGATACTCCACGCCCAAGTCGCTTTCCGCAACCTTGGATATTGTTGAGGAGAGGGTCGACCGCGTGTGGTTGTAGACATCATCACAGGCATCGTCTATAGATTTATCTAGTTGTTCTCCGATCTCAGTCCTTCGTTTGTTAGCTTCCTCATAAGCGGGCACCAGTTCGTCGAGCTCCTTTGACATGCGATCAAGTTCCGATGCCGCCACATCGCGGTTAACAGAAGCCAGTGTATATAAATCATTAAAAATATTCAAGAGGTACGTCCTGGCAGGTGCAAGTTTAGAGCGAGATCGTTTTTCGAGGACAAAGCGGCGCAGTGCACCCTCCAGATTCTCAAAGTCTtgaatcttctctttctctttctctttgcCTTTGCCCTTATCGTCGTCGTCTGTATCGACCGCTCGGGCTTTGCCCGTCGAATCgccgtcatcgtcatcgccGTCACCGCCATCACCATCGCCGCCAAATCCACTGCCAGCAGCTGCAACCGGTACAGCATTGCTAGAAACGAAGTGCACAAGTTCAGCAGACTCCTTGAAAGTTCGCGGACTCAGCTTTTGGACTTGGCCTAAGATCATGCGTTGACAGCGTGTTCGATCCCGAATGTTGTCAAATCCATTGACAACAATGAATATGTAAGCTTTTTCATGAGCAGCATTCGTAATAAATTCTCTTGCAGAGAGCGTGAAGTGGTTAGCAGCAGACACAACGAAAACGACAACATCGATCTCCTCTTGTCGCGCAAAGACTGCTGTCGTTTTCACGGAGTCTGAATTCAATCCAGGGGCATCGATAAGGGCGATGTCAACAACCCCATTATTGAGCAATGATTCATCAATGCTCCGAGTGTCCTTGACATACACTTTGCATTGCATGTATTTGGTGTTGTCAACGACAAGATTCTCGAGATCTGCGAGCGAGTAGACATCGTAAGTGCTTTCGTCATTGCGATTGTATTGCGTATCTTTATGAATCGCATGGACTTCCTCAATACCGCTATTTTCTCTTGCGTCAACAACTTCGCAGAAAATACTGGTACATGGTTGCTGGTCTTCTGGCAGGATCTTACGACGTAATAGCGCATTGCAAAACGTAGACTTTCCGGCGTTAAGATCACCGGTCACTAGAACTTTGCTCGAAGTGTCGTCAATTCTGTCACGTAGGGAGAGGAGGTGCTTGATGCTCTGGCTAACTTTCCCATCCAACAATGACGCGATGGAATTTTTCTCGAGTGAATGTACCAATTCCGCCTGTGACAAGGTGCCTAGCTTAAGGTCCAGTTTGAGAATAGAAAACTCCCGAGCAATCTGCTGCGTAAACAATCTAGGTTCTTGCTGGGGTCTTCTTTCCGCCGCGTGGCTCGACTCCGCATCCGAGACACTGGTGATTGAGGTAGCTGCCCGTCGTAACGGATCTGGCCTCGAGCTTGAGGACTCAGAAAGTAGCTCGCTGTTCTCATTATAGGATCTAACCGAGGTGAAGTTGGGTCTATTCGGCGGGACTTGGTTAGAGGACACCGAAGGGTAATGTGCAGGCCATTGGCGATTCATCTCCTGAAGCTCTTTTAAAAGGTCGAGGGCTCTGGTTATGTATCTGCCGAGTTGAGTTCGATTCGCATTGCTAGAAACAGTCAGCAACCGAAACAGAAAGTACGCGATGCGCGTAGCTTACTATTGAAGTTGATGGACGTGGTTTGCAAGGACTAGTCTTTCATGTTGCGCTACACGAACGTTAGGCTAACTTATCTGAGAATTTCAACACAGTACTGGGAGGGAGACGCAAACCAGCTAGGCTCGAGTGTCCAGGTAGAATAGGTGTATGCGTAGGAGTCGGCCGGTCCTCCATCAAGCCTGCGTGCCATGCCGTGTTTGACTCGTCAACTGTACCTCCCACAGCGCTGCCATAACCAGAATCTCGATCCAGCGAGGCTATCAAGGATGCTGCACTCTCCGACGTCGATCCAGACCCTACGACCATGTAATCCGGCGCATGATGAGGGACGGCGGGCGGGGAGCGTCTCGCATTCTGTCTCGAGGATCCCTCCCCAGCACTGTCGCCGGGGAAATACTCCTGGCTCATGGCTGTAATAGTAAATCGGAAATTGTCAAAGGGGATGGATAGGGATGCGCATCAAGGGAACAAGCGCAGGCGGCGGTTTTTTTCCTTTGAGTTCTAGAGGTCCAACGGAATCACGAGAAAATCGACATCACAAGTCCCTTTTTCCGGTGTCGGGCGAATTGGCCGGTGAGGCAAGCAGTCCAATCCCGTTATCTCGGCCCGGATGTTCGTTTCCCCGGCACGTGGGGTGAGCGCGGATGAGGTAATCAGACTGCCATCGTCATCTAGAAGATGCGGACTTCCTACCCGGTCAAACGGACGGCGCGACAGTCCAGGCAGCATGGTTTCGAGAGATTAAGCGGTTTTACAGATAGAGAAGAGACCCGGTTTCAATTCCCTATGTACTTTTCATTCTAATCGTCTTCTTTCTAGACCTTTCAAAGATGAATGTATGCGAGGATCAGGCTCCCCCAACGGCTTGTACACAGCGCTGACCAGAACTGCCAGATTGTCGAATGGGCTTTTGGCAAACGCCTAACGCCGGCTGAGCGTTTGCGGAAGCATCAGAGGGCATTGGAAAAGACGCAGAGAGAATTAGACAGGGAACGAATTAAATTGGAAAACCAGGAGAAGAAACTGGTCCAAGATATTAAAAAGAACGCCAAAAATGGGCAGATCGGAGCGTGCAAGATTCAAGCGAAAGATCTAGTCAGGACCAGGCGGTATGGATAGGCTTCACAACGTATATTACGGCGATACTTTGGCTGATATGTCGCTTTTCTGCAGGtatattcagaagttttaTTCGATGAGAACCCAGTTGCAGGCGATTTCTCTTCGAATACAGGTAAGAACCTCGGAAAACCCTAGGAGCTGGCGTTCATGGCACTAAACTTTAGGTAATATAGACCGTCAGGAGTAATGAACAGATGATGCAGTCAATGAGAGGTGCTACGATTCTCCTGGGAAGCATGAACAGGCAAATGAATTTGCCCGCATTGCAGAGAATCGTCATGGAATTTGAACGAGAAAATGAAATCATGGATCAACGGCAGGAGATGATGGACGACGCAATTGATGAAGCGACTGGCCTtgacgatgaagaagaaggtGAAGAGATCGTAAAAGAAGTGCTAGACGAAATCGGAGTTGACCTTGGCCAAGCAGTAAGTCCTAATTGGCTTTTTCAACATTTTTCGGCACTCACTAACACCTTTACGCAGCTCGGTGAGACACCAACTGGCCTGCAAACGACTGGAATACAAGAAGGCCGTATTGCTCAAGCTGTTGGCGGTGGCGGCACTGCTGAAGACGATGACTTGCAAGCCAGGTTGGATAGTCTTCGAAGATGATGTCAGCTCCAAAGACACAGCCTTTTTATATTGTCGTGCTTCTTTGGTGTGCAGCGGCGGCGTTTAGGAGTCATTGGAGAAGTGATAATTTTTCTATGCAGGCGAGGTAATGGGCTTGATATTTAGAGCATTTCCTGGCTACAGCTATGCTCACAGATTCAATCTGCGAGCTAGCCCTTGAGGTTCCTGCATTGGAGCTATGCGCAATGTTCCTGATCGTGAAATAGATCAAATGGGAAATCCCACTTCGATTATACCTAATTCCCGAATTTCGATTCAAACGTCTAGACACTGTCAGATTTCGTATACTAATTACAAGACTGGTCTCAAGTCAGTCAATGCCTCGTTTATCCTAGCTTGGATTCTGCAGGATGGCAGGATAGGTTGGGCTGGTGAGGCTGCACTTATTTTATTTCATGAGAACTTAAAAAGTACAGGGTCACAGAACAGGTTCCCTGAGAAATAGTACAAAATTATATTATGCCCAGTGCCAGAAATCTGTATTCCTAAGGGTTTTCAACCTTGTTCTGAAACAAACATTGaccagcagcttctccagtCAAAACAGCGTTTGGCTGCAAGCAAggactaactagttagtggTGTGTGTCCAATCAAGAATCCAGACTGTAGTCAACGATGCGCTGCTCTTTTGTTCTAGCGAATTGTCAGTAGACACCTATATGTGTGAATCGAATCCCTTGTCTGAGTTATATTACCTGCTCTGTGAGGGATTGTTGCCTGAGAGTACGGCTCTGTTGATAACTAAACAAGCAACCCAATTGCGTTTAGCCGCAGGTTTGTCCTGCGTCTCATTCACGGCATTTTCCTGCCCTCCTTTTCCATTTTCCATGCCTTCAAGGTCATATGTCCTCCCCAGTAGTTATCCCAGCTTCCGACAGAGAACCGAGTCGCCAGTGATTTATTTTTAGATCTTCCTGCAGACTCATCTCAACCACCTGAGTGTCATCCCTGTTTCGCGTCTCAACATCCAACTACGTAGATAACTGGCTTTCCAGTCGGGTTGTAGGGATACAGCCCGCAACTGTTCTCTCAGGTATGTGTCCTTTTCATGGTTATATGCATTTCTCCCCGCAAACAAGTGCCGACGGGCAGCCGGGATTCGTGCGAACGTGGACCGGGAAGCCTCCCTCCCAACGTCATATTTGCCCGCGCAGATAGCCACCGCCGCCGTCAACTTTGTCAGCTTTGGCAACGTGACTAATAGTTTGTTCGAGCCGGTAGCTAACAGCGTTCAATTATAGTTTCCGCGATCCATTCCAAGCTCGTTTTGAGCCTTGTTGCTTGCGAGCCTTGTTTGGGTGCAATTTTCGGGAACGAAGGATTCAAACTGGCAGGAAGCAAGCGACTCAGTTTTTCAGGTCAGGGCGGGTTGCTGAACAGAATGTTCGGTGGCTCATCGAGCCCTaataaagacaagaataCCTCAATTGCGTCTCCTTCTACGATTACTTCTACCACCCGGGCCCGCGTTACCGAATCTCCTCCCGCTCGCGAGGGCAAGGGCTCGTCCAGCGACATCCTCAAGCGATCAAACGACAAACGGGACCAGAACGGGGATAAAAAGCGGCGGGGTAGTTCCGTGAGCAGGGCTGCAGCGTTTTTCGCAAACGCAAAGAACTCATTGCATATCTCAGGCCTGCGCGAGCCACAAAAGTCGCCTCAAGTCGCGCAGACGCCGCTGCAGATCCTAGGCAAGATGGATCCAGCCTTGGTTGTTCCCCAGGGATCATTGAATAATTCAGCGGGAGAGTCGTTGCCCACCCCTCGTTCCTCCTTTCGCGTCGGAGTcacagaagacaagaataagaaATGCCGGCGAACTATGGAAGATACCCATGCATACCTTTACAATTTCCTAGGGACACCACTTTCAATAAACCAGGGTGAATCTTCGCCGCAGAGTAGCCAGCCCAAGGAACCTCGAGGACCGGAATCTGGCGACTCGACACCTATAATTGAGACAGATAATGGATACTTCGCCATCTTCGACGGCCACGCAGGAACATTTGCTGCTGAGTGGTGTGGAAAGAAGCTACATCTTATTTTAGAGGAGACTATCAGAAGAAATCCCACTATACCGGTGCCGATTCTCCTTGATCAGACTTTTACCCTCGTTGACCAGCAGTTAGAACAGTTGCCTTTAAAGAATAGCGGCTGTACTGCTGTTATTGCAGTTCTTCGATGGGAAGACAGAGCCCCAAACTCTACGATTTCTACTCCAGACGCGGTGAACAACAAGATACAGAATCCTGAACCAAAAGGAGACAGGGGTGAGACGCTACAAATTCCAGGCAATTCGACCACGGAAACGCCTTCGGCTAGAGACTCAAGAACTATGTCTGCTTCTAAACCTGAAAATCCTACTGTTCGCCAACGAGTATTATATACTGCCAATGTTGGTGACGCAAGAATTATTCTATGTCGGAATGGAAAGGCACTACGGTTATCCTACGATCATAAAGGCAGTGATGAGAATGAAGGAATGCGAATTACCAATGCGGGTGGTTTGATATTAAACAACCGTGTAAATGGCGTTCTTGCGGTTACCCGAGCGCTAGGGGACTCGTATATGAAGGATCTTGTTACAGGCCACCCGTTCACAACAGAGACTGTCATTCAACCAGAGGCCGATGAATTCCTAATATTGGCTTGCGATGGCGTAAGTTCCTAGGAATAGTGGTTTTATCGAGTTGCTGATGCTAACTAACTCCACCAGCTCTGGGATGTGTGCACAGATCAGGAAGCTGTTGATTTGATCCGCAACGCCCACGATCCTCAAGAAGCGTCCAAAATCCTTGTAGATCATGCCCTCTCCCAATTCAGCACGGACAACTTGTCCTGCATGGTTGTGCGCTTTGACTCAAAGGCTCACGCGGATGGAGTTAACATCAAATCGGCCGGCGAGAGTGAAGCCTTGAATAAGACTAGCGTTAGCGAAACTGACAAGATCGTGGCTCAAGCCAAGAGGGAATCGCATCGAAATTCCGCGTCAAATCTTGGTCCTGCCATAACAGAAGCCGATAGCAGCAGTGAAGTTGAGGTTGCTGCGGCGAAACTTGATGAGGAACCAGGGCCGGAACTATCCCTCCCAGAAAAGCCGAAGAATGACGTGGATGCTACGTCGTCGACCGCTTCGAGTGA
This window harbors:
- the PTC1 gene encoding Protein phosphatase 2C 1 (EggNog:ENOG410PFU4~COG:T~BUSCO:6891at33183); amino-acid sequence: MFGGSSSPNKDKNTSIASPSTITSTTRARVTESPPAREGKGSSSDILKRSNDKRDQNGDKKRRGSSVSRAAAFFANAKNSLHISGLREPQKSPQVAQTPLQILGKMDPALVVPQGSLNNSAGESLPTPRSSFRVGVTEDKNKKCRRTMEDTHAYLYNFLGTPLSINQGESSPQSSQPKEPRGPESGDSTPIIETDNGYFAIFDGHAGTFAAEWCGKKLHLILEETIRRNPTIPVPILLDQTFTLVDQQLEQLPLKNSGCTAVIAVLRWEDRAPNSTISTPDAVNNKIQNPEPKGDRGETLQIPGNSTTETPSARDSRTMSASKPENPTVRQRVLYTANVGDARIILCRNGKALRLSYDHKGSDENEGMRITNAGGLILNNRVNGVLAVTRALGDSYMKDLVTGHPFTTETVIQPEADEFLILACDGLWDVCTDQEAVDLIRNAHDPQEASKILVDHALSQFSTDNLSCMVVRFDSKAHADGVNIKSAGESEALNKTSVSETDKIVAQAKRESHRNSASNLGPAITEADSSSEVEVAAAKLDEEPGPELSLPEKPKNDVDATSSTASSELTSAPNKGSPPEVE
- the FZO1 gene encoding mitofusin (EggNog:ENOG410PHSB~COG:J~TransMembrane:1 (o798-815i)~BUSCO:1670at33183) is translated as MSQEYFPGDSAGEGSSRQNARRSPPAVPHHAPDYMVVGSGSTSESAASLIASLDRDSGYGSAVGGTVDESNTAWHAGLMEDRPTPTHTPILPGHSSLAAQHERLVLANHVHQLQYNANRTQLGRYITRALDLLKELQEMNRQWPAHYPSVSSNQVPPNRPNFTSVRSYNENSELLSESSSSRPDPLRRAATSITSVSDAESSHAAERRPQQEPRLFTQQIAREFSILKLDLKLGTLSQAELVHSLEKNSIASLLDGKVSQSIKHLLSLRDRIDDTSSKVLVTGDLNAGKSTFCNALLRRKILPEDQQPCTSIFCEVVDARENSGIEEVHAIHKDTQYNRNDESTYDVYSLADLENLVVDNTKYMQCKVYVKDTRSIDESLLNNGVVDIALIDAPGLNSDSVKTTAVFARQEEIDVVVFVVSAANHFTLSAREFITNAAHEKAYIFIVVNGFDNIRDRTRCQRMILGQVQKLSPRTFKESAELVHFVSSNAVPVAAAGSGFGGDGDGGDGDDDDGDSTGKARAVDTDDDDKGKGKEKEKEKIQDFENLEGALRRFVLEKRSRSKLAPARTYLLNIFNDLYTLASVNRDVAASELDRMSKELDELVPAYEEANKRRTEIGEQLDKSIDDACDDVYNHTRSTLSSTISKVAESDLGVEYPGLLAVFQYAEDVKSAMLEQISACVSRCEDYARTKSVQGVNMIHSLGLLHVGEDKFPNLAFRSEVMFRQQRHSLARQADTEIELWDFVDLSSLWERQEKVAGTGMAMTVVGILGSRALGSFGWMDGIFGAVRILGPNNVRKMIIPSVLGAAILTAAYIVSQIPRSLPSRLSCKISTTLAEIDYVHSNAVRISTEVGRVLRMPATRLQTALQVAAEDLAKRKAEVGKVKHESEVARKYFANLFRESSDNRRAVEAIDLEATIPGA
- a CDS encoding uncharacterized protein (EggNog:ENOG410Q4IT~COG:L~BUSCO:3278at33183) produces the protein MAEDVAPNKEQPLRGVILCCTSILPETRSQLAAIAGQMGAVHMFDLTSDVTHLIVGETNTPKYKYVAKERSDVKVLRPEWIEAVRSSWLLGGDTDLHALEEEYKLPTFAGLSICLTGFEDLNFRNHLQRTIAKNGGEFRRDLTKSVTHLIARSAEGQKYKFGVLWNIKIVGLRWLEDSLERGMVLDESLYDPLVPEEEQGIGAWNRTAPIQVEKRQNVAEVAFQRPRKLRRVTSVKLGDQNEGIWTEIMGNNSAGGNEQGVYDGSADATPKPRASAIIQETKSFASETTLPERRNSVAQDALAPRFQPAEKALGIWYGAQFFISGFTTKQTQLLRNHLISRDAEIVSSIDDLSIGDGGPDPKQYILVPYNLPQSDIPSTADSESEAHVVTDMWIEKCIHSNTFVPPEAHITSTPVPRFPIPAFQSLRVCSTGFTGIDLLHVSKLVTLLGATYDEYFTQKASVLICNTTKPNSEKLRHAHQWNIPAVLADWLWISVQTGEMKAFEPYLISGRDPYSAGGQTNEIRSLGGSRQTEPKKLQGPSGQQPESRKQDEGSSKEEPILAHDASLEPGSHGSPAKKMPSPPPTLELSKADSSEDKPATSSRPLDVAISELLRQTRSRAKQSAEKSANTQRRRQLFGRANSNSSLLGNKERISRASSIDTLNEDGYGSVVDGFNSPSVKGHSKAPSFTSLAQPTAALKGNSDPTEAQQLLESRLNLLRNGLGQYDAERYEFEEEETPPMTQLGYEAPDAVAMREKITRRAREMNGAEENTDDRQEGKNKNDNGGRLVIGQLKDSETLAIWGGGRRTRSKRTSNGDEI
- the DID4 gene encoding ESCRT-III subunit protein did4 (EggNog:ENOG410PG7K~COG:U~BUSCO:14149at33183) translates to MNIVEWAFGKRLTPAERLRKHQRALEKTQRELDRERIKLENQEKKLVQDIKKNAKNGQIGACKIQAKDLVRTRRYIQKFYSMRTQLQAISLRIQTVRSNEQMMQSMRGATILLGSMNRQMNLPALQRIVMEFERENEIMDQRQEMMDDAIDEATGLDDEEEGEEIVKEVLDEIGVDLGQALGETPTGLQTTGIQEGRIAQAVGGGGTAEDDDLQARLDSLRR